One Prodigiosinella aquatilis DNA window includes the following coding sequences:
- a CDS encoding sigma-54 dependent transcriptional regulator, translating to MGKRYRVLVADDDAIILSTLKLMLKVHQFEVITATQPEEVLTQVRQGTPDIALVDLNYQRDTTSGQEGLSLIESIRQIDADLPVVVMSGWGSIDIAVDAMKNGAADFIQKPWENERLVHVLNTQLQLVEGIKKQRSLLQQNTLLQEQLHPCLQKNIVACSRAMQELLNLLDQVIPSDASILLTGENGTGKSMLASYIHQRSMRREMSYVSVNMGCIPDSLFESEMFGHVKGAFTDAKQQRIGRFELADGGTLFLDEIGNTPLNQQVKLLRMLEERQFEKVGASKTQFADVRIIAATNADFDTMIANGSFRRDLYYRLNTFEFRVPALRERPEDIGPLAQGMMAAFAEKYRKPVLVLTSEALELLQQYPWPGNIRELNHILERAVLLSRAGTLDVPLLKMVLSMDFTPNNADSRLPCEPTCADNLPGISAAVDLDDEGTWQTLDDIEQMALQQRLREFDGNVIEAAESLGLSRSAFYRRLKKNS from the coding sequence ATGGGCAAAAGATACCGGGTTCTGGTCGCCGACGATGATGCCATCATCCTCAGTACACTCAAACTGATGTTGAAAGTGCATCAGTTTGAGGTGATTACCGCAACTCAGCCGGAAGAGGTGTTAACCCAGGTACGCCAGGGAACACCGGATATTGCGCTGGTTGATCTCAACTACCAGCGTGACACAACCTCGGGTCAGGAGGGGTTGTCTCTGATTGAGAGTATCCGGCAGATTGATGCCGATCTTCCCGTGGTCGTCATGAGCGGTTGGGGCTCGATAGATATTGCTGTTGACGCCATGAAAAATGGCGCCGCTGATTTTATTCAGAAGCCCTGGGAAAATGAGCGTCTGGTCCATGTGCTCAATACCCAGCTACAATTGGTGGAAGGCATAAAAAAACAGCGTTCGCTCCTGCAACAGAATACGTTGTTGCAGGAGCAACTGCATCCGTGCCTACAGAAGAACATTGTTGCCTGCTCCAGGGCGATGCAGGAGCTGTTAAACCTGCTTGACCAGGTGATTCCAAGCGATGCCAGTATTTTGCTGACTGGTGAAAATGGCACCGGTAAAAGTATGCTGGCGAGTTATATTCATCAGCGTTCGATGCGACGTGAGATGAGCTATGTTTCGGTCAACATGGGGTGTATTCCTGACAGTTTGTTTGAAAGTGAAATGTTCGGGCATGTCAAAGGGGCATTTACTGATGCCAAACAGCAGCGTATCGGCCGTTTTGAACTGGCGGATGGCGGCACGCTTTTCCTCGATGAAATAGGTAACACGCCGCTGAATCAGCAGGTCAAACTCTTGAGAATGCTGGAGGAACGGCAGTTCGAAAAAGTCGGCGCCAGTAAGACGCAGTTCGCTGATGTCCGCATTATTGCCGCCACCAATGCAGACTTCGATACCATGATTGCCAACGGCTCGTTTCGCCGTGATCTCTACTACCGGTTGAACACCTTTGAATTTCGTGTGCCAGCGTTACGCGAAAGACCGGAGGATATTGGCCCGTTGGCACAAGGAATGATGGCGGCATTTGCCGAAAAATACCGCAAACCGGTGCTGGTGCTGACGTCTGAAGCGCTGGAATTGTTGCAACAATATCCATGGCCGGGAAATATCCGCGAGCTTAATCATATTCTGGAGCGAGCCGTACTGCTTAGCCGGGCCGGGACGCTGGATGTACCATTGTTGAAAATGGTACTGTCCATGGATTTCACGCCTAACAACGCCGATAGCCGATTACCGTGTGAGCCAACCTGCGCGGATAATCTGCCCGGAATCTCTGCGGCAGTGGATTTGGATGATGAGGGTACGTGGCAAACATTGGACGATATTGAACAGATGGCGCTTCAGCAGCGTCTGCGGGAGTTCGATGGGAATGTCATTGAAGCCGCCGAGTCTTTAGGCCTGAGCCGCAGCGCATTTTATCGCAGGTTAAAAAAGAATAGCTGA
- a CDS encoding ATP-binding protein, whose translation MNIAWSSLEALQRWLILLASLPSAISVIALMIWNGFSGYLVALVALMLCVSIGYCVLMTRQSLHYQIATLMNLIEAITHNDFSLRGKQQKKNSALNGLIDMINELASSMQQQRLTVKQQQYLVKTVINNIDVAIVAINNQGEVAFLNNTAAKLLNTTPQTIQGQSLESLPFKPLFEQPENSVIEWNFPERHGRFKIGHDSYFEDGLRQRLLFITDVSQLLREEEYRAWRNLLRVMSHEINNTLTPIASLSQVLTSLIPTEEKEEYQDIRDGLQIIHERANNLKSFVESYRKLASLPKPEKSLQDAGELIRNLLPLFEHRKIVLHDSGRAMINIDAVQIEQLMINILKNADESMADEIDGVVTLGWQIKENKFHLDVLDEGHGIGNRDNLFVPFYSTKKNGSGIGLMLSRQIVELHGGYFSLENRRDRTGCKVSITLPV comes from the coding sequence ATGAATATAGCCTGGAGCTCGCTAGAAGCGTTACAGCGTTGGCTGATACTGTTGGCGTCATTACCCTCGGCCATTAGCGTGATCGCTCTGATGATCTGGAATGGATTCTCCGGTTATCTGGTGGCGCTGGTGGCGCTAATGCTCTGTGTCTCTATTGGTTATTGTGTGCTCATGACCCGTCAATCCCTGCATTATCAGATAGCCACGCTGATGAATTTAATTGAAGCCATCACGCACAATGATTTCAGCTTACGTGGTAAGCAGCAGAAAAAAAACAGCGCCTTGAATGGGTTGATTGACATGATCAATGAACTGGCCTCTTCAATGCAGCAGCAACGCTTGACGGTGAAGCAACAGCAGTACCTGGTTAAAACCGTGATTAATAATATTGATGTGGCCATTGTGGCTATCAATAATCAGGGTGAAGTGGCTTTTCTCAATAACACCGCGGCAAAACTGCTTAACACCACGCCTCAGACCATACAGGGACAATCTCTGGAATCACTGCCGTTTAAACCGCTATTTGAGCAGCCGGAAAACAGTGTTATTGAATGGAATTTTCCAGAGCGTCACGGGAGATTCAAGATTGGGCATGACAGCTACTTTGAAGACGGATTGCGCCAGCGGTTGTTGTTTATCACGGATGTCAGTCAGTTACTGCGTGAGGAAGAGTATCGGGCCTGGAGAAATCTACTGCGTGTCATGAGCCATGAGATTAATAATACCTTGACCCCGATCGCTTCACTCAGCCAGGTATTGACGTCATTGATCCCCACGGAAGAGAAGGAAGAGTACCAGGACATTCGTGATGGATTACAGATCATTCATGAAAGAGCCAATAACCTGAAAAGCTTTGTCGAAAGTTATCGGAAGTTGGCCTCTTTACCCAAACCCGAAAAGTCATTACAGGATGCGGGTGAATTGATTCGTAATCTGTTGCCGCTTTTCGAGCACCGTAAAATAGTGCTTCATGATTCAGGCCGGGCAATGATCAATATTGATGCTGTACAAATAGAACAGTTGATGATCAATATTCTGAAAAATGCGGATGAGTCGATGGCTGACGAGATCGACGGTGTGGTGACATTAGGCTGGCAGATTAAAGAGAACAAATTTCATCTCGACGTGCTTGATGAGGGGCATGGTATTGGCAACAGAGACAATTTGTTTGTTCCTTTTTACAGTACGAAGAAAAATGGTAGTGGTATCGGTCTGATGCTTTCGCGGCAAATTGTGGAACTACACGGTGGTTATTTCAGTCTGGAAAATCGTCGGGATAGAACCGGATGTAAGGTAAGTATTACGCTTCCCGTGTAG